The DNA sequence GTATCCGGGTGGCCCGCCGGTTCGGCCCTACGATGCGGCTGGCTGGACACTGGCCTACCTGATGAACGTCAAGTTCGACCGTATCCTGGACGGCTTTGACGGACCGTTCAAAAAGCTGCCTTACGGCGAATTGCAGTCACCCGAGGGTCACATCAACGGTTCGGCCACGGCGGGTTATCTGCTGAGCGCCAAATCGAATAATTCGTTCATTGCCGTCAACGATCTGCTTGCATCGGGCATCGATGTATTCCGCCTGCCCAACGGCATCGGTGGTAAGTCGACGGTGGAGTCGGGCGTATTCTTCGTGCCGGCTTCAACCAAAGCAAAAGGCATACTGGACAAATCGTCGAAGGAACTGGGGCTGGAAGTAACCGGCCTGTCGAAGCGGCCGGCGACGTCGATGACGAAAGTAGCGCCGATGCGTATTGCCCTCTGGGATACCTATGGAGGCTCGATGCCGTCGGGCTGGATCCGGTGGATGATGGAGCAGTACCACTTCCCGATGAAGATCGTATACCCCGGCGATATCGACGCTGGCGACCTGCGCAAGAAGTATGACGTTATTGTTTTCGTAACCCGGGCGATCCCACCCGTTGGCGGCAAGGACGAGGACGTATTCAGCGCCATGAGCCGCGAGCCAAAACCCGAGACGACCCCGGCCGAATACCAGCCCAGGCTGGGTAAGATCACGGCCAGTAAATCGGTGCCCCAGCTGAAAGCGTTCCTCGATGCGGGCGGCACCATCCTGACCATCGGCAGCAGCACCAACCTGGCCTATCACCTGGGCCTGCCGGTTAAGAATGCGCTCGTCGAGATGACAGCCGCTGGCCAGGAGAAGCCCCTGCCAAGCGAGAAATACTACATTCCCGGCAGCGTACTGCGCGTTAACCTCGACTCGACCCAACACGCTACCTGGGGCATGTCGAACCAGAGCGACGTGTACTTCGATGCCAGTCCGGTCTTCAAACTGGCTCCCGATGCCATTGCCAAAGGGCTGGTGAAACCCCTGGCGTGGTTCGACAGCAATAAACCTCTGCGCAGCGGCTGGGCCTGGGGACAGTCGTACCTGCAGGATGGCGTGGCGGCTTTTGTAGCGCCCGTTGGGTCGGGTAAATTCTACGCGTTCGGCCCCGAGATCACTTTCCGGGCTCAGGCGCAGGGTACTTTCAAGCTCTTATTTAACCAGTTGTATTCGATGGGACTGGGTAGCCCCCAAACCAGCGACCAGGCCGCCGGGGAGTAACCACCACCTGGATCGGCAAACCTTAAGCCAGCGCTTCCCCGGCTGCTACCAATACCTGCTTGAGGTCGTGGTAGCAGCCGGGGAAGCGCTGGCTTTTTCGGGCAATGCGCTACGTAGCTTGGGGTAACAGGGTGCATCATGCCTTGTCTGCCAATGATTTCAGGAATCCATAAAATAAACTTGAAGCTGTTCTTTAACACTGGAAACAAATGCTGGTTGTAAGTTTATACAACCGTTTTTAATCAAGTTTTTATGGAAGTGAATGGCCCTATTATTTTCATCGATGATGATGAAGACGATCAACTACTTTTCAAACCACTGTTGGAAGAAATTGCGCCTGACAGCCCCATCCTGTTTTTCACCAATGGCCAGCTGGCAGTAGACTACCTGCGAACGACTGAGCATCGGCCATTCCTGATCATATCAGAAGTGAGTATGCAGGTCATGAACGGCCTGGAACTCCGCCGACAGATCGAACAGGATGATACGCTTAAGAAACGGGCCATTCCCTTCATCTTTTTAACGCATCCCGTTTATAAACATCTTGTTGAAGAAGCGTACGAACTGACCATTCAGGGATTCTTCGAAAAAAAACAAAGTCTGCCCGAAATGCGGACTCAGCTGAAAGCCATTGTAGACTACTGGTCAAACTGCCTGCATCCCAACCGCTTCACCGGCGACGAGTAACCAGTACTGGTGCAGTGGTAAGTGGCCAATAGGGTAACCAGGTAGCCTGAGCCCGGAACTCTCAACCCAAAGTGGGGGTTAAAACGTCGTAAGCAACATATAACTAAATGGTCCAAGTGAGTACTGATTGCGTCTTTATTGTAGATGATGACGAGGACGACCGGTTTTTGGTACAGCAAATCTTTGAGCAGCAGAGTCCAGAGTCAGAACTACGTACGCTGGTGAATGGAGCGGAGCTCTTACAAACCCTGGCCGAGTCGGATAACTTGCCGGACCTGATCTTGCTCGATTTAAATATGCCCGTTATGAGTGGCCTGGAAACCCTCGAACGGGTTCGCCAGAACCCGGCCTATGAATCGGTACCTATTGTGATTTTAACCACCTCCGATCAGGCGATTGACAAACAGCGGGCTACCCGGCTCCGGGCCAACGGGTTCATTACCAAACCGCCAACCATCAAGCAGTACAACGAAATTGTGCTGAATCTGAAGCGGGACTGGCTATCGGGCAAATCGACCCTCAACCAGGCAGGTAACGCCTGACACCAATCATGGATATAACACAAGGCCCGGCTCTCGCTAAGGAGAGCCGGGCCTTGTCAGTTAACAGGTAGTGAACGGTGGTATTCTACCAACCTTATTGAAATTTCCGGCGTATTTTTTCGCTCGCGTCGCGCAGGCCAGCGGCCCACGAATGGCCCGACCCTTCAACGAAGAGATCGTTACCCGGAATGCCAAGCCGCCAGCGTACCACTTTGTTAATGAAGGGGTTGCGCCCCTCTTCGCGCATATAAATATCGGCGGCTACGATGTCGCTCCGGAAGCGAATTATCCGGCGCAGTTCCTGTTCAACCAATCCAACCACCTCGGGTGTTTCGGCAAACCCCACGGTCTGCAAATCTATTTTTATGGTGTCCATCGTGAATTCCATGACTTTAGTTGACTTGATATGTATGTATCGTTAAAAGCGAAGCAGGGCGGTTACGGAAACGGGCTCCCTGTCGGTCAGCAGGTCTACCTCGTCGAGGGTATATACCTCCCCGCCATTTCGGAGGGTCAGCAGGGCCGCCTGATCAACGAGCGACGTATCGCCCGGCCGGGCTTCGTCGTGGAGCGTCGCCGTCAGCGTCGCTTCGTTGAACTGACCCCAGGCCTGCGAATCCTGCTGAATAAACAGCACCTCAACGCGCCCGGTCACGGCGGCTTCCAGAATCAGCCGTAGATCGCGCGACACCAGGTCACCCCCGCTGTTCTGTTGGTACTGGTTGATTCGTTCCTGCTGGGGTTGCTCAAAATAACCGGCCAGCTGTTCATTGGCCATGGCGTGAAGGTCGCGCAAATCAACCTGATCGAAGTTTCCCGTCAGCCCACCGTCGTGCAGGTGAGGATACGTGTTCACCTGTCGGTAGATGGGCTGATAGTACGCCACCGAAGCTAGCAGCAAAGGTACGTTTTGGGTACCGATGAGCGCGCGGATAGCGTCGTCGACAAGCCGGAAGTAATCGGCCAGCAGGTGATCCTTTTCTTTGCTGTCGCGATCATCGGTGGTGTACATGGCCGTCATGCCGCCCCGTCCTTTGGTGCGTCCCTGCAACTCCTCCTGGAATTCGTAGTATTGGGTCACTTCGTTCATATCCGTGGGCATCACCCCCCCGGTGTCGACCTCAGTTATTGAATAGGGATCAGCCTGGTAGAGTGTAACACCTTTCTTACCCATCTGCAGAAGATAGTACGACTGAGCCGACTGGATGTAAGGCAGCAACGGCCGGACAAAAAACGTGTCGCCCAGCCGGTAGAAATCATCCAGCGGCAGGGGGCTATCAAACGTTTCGTAGTAGTCCGGACTGCGAAAAATGGCCAGCCCGGCGGTACGGTGACGCCAGAACTGTCCATTCGCCAGTAATGCGTCGAGGGGCTGCATCAGCCCGTCGACGTCGTTGCTACGGAGTGGTTGCCGGGCCAACTCCTGCCGAATGGCCTGCAGGTGATTTTTGAACAAACGTTGATCCTGCCCTTCCAGGACTTCCTTTCCGCGGCTGTGGGTTGGTATAAACAGGGAGATCGACAGGGGGTGCTTACGGTCGGCCAGCTCAAGCAGTGCCGCTTTGTCAAAGTTCGTGGATATCATATCGTTATGTTGAGTACAAAAAATCAGTTGGCAGTTAACTAACTGACTATCAAAGTTTTATTCCTTTTTATCCAAAGAGAAACCATACTGATTTAACCCACCCCAGCGGGCACTGTTCGCCCGACTAAACACTTCTAAGCATATTCTAAGCGAATACGGGCCAAAACGACAACTGACGGCTTTAGCCCGATCACAACAGCGTCGATATTAGAAAAATATTAACCCGTTTCTGCCAGTACTCCGGCGCACCGGGCCTGGACTGGTAGCGGCCAACCACCAGGTCGTCAGATCAACGGGTATGGAGCATCCCCGCCAGCCTACCCGGGTCCACACCCGATTCGGGCCACTCTCCTCCGGATAATATCCGTTTTCCCGAACAGGACAGCCGCGCATCAGTTGCTACTATAGCTGACGAACCAAACCAAAAGTCC is a window from the Spirosoma rigui genome containing:
- a CDS encoding response regulator gives rise to the protein MEVNGPIIFIDDDEDDQLLFKPLLEEIAPDSPILFFTNGQLAVDYLRTTEHRPFLIISEVSMQVMNGLELRRQIEQDDTLKKRAIPFIFLTHPVYKHLVEEAYELTIQGFFEKKQSLPEMRTQLKAIVDYWSNCLHPNRFTGDE
- a CDS encoding response regulator is translated as MSTDCVFIVDDDEDDRFLVQQIFEQQSPESELRTLVNGAELLQTLAESDNLPDLILLDLNMPVMSGLETLERVRQNPAYESVPIVILTTSDQAIDKQRATRLRANGFITKPPTIKQYNEIVLNLKRDWLSGKSTLNQAGNA
- a CDS encoding HPF/RaiA family ribosome-associated protein, which gives rise to MEFTMDTIKIDLQTVGFAETPEVVGLVEQELRRIIRFRSDIVAADIYMREEGRNPFINKVVRWRLGIPGNDLFVEGSGHSWAAGLRDASEKIRRKFQ
- a CDS encoding baeRF7 domain-containing protein — encoded protein: MISTNFDKAALLELADRKHPLSISLFIPTHSRGKEVLEGQDQRLFKNHLQAIRQELARQPLRSNDVDGLMQPLDALLANGQFWRHRTAGLAIFRSPDYYETFDSPLPLDDFYRLGDTFFVRPLLPYIQSAQSYYLLQMGKKGVTLYQADPYSITEVDTGGVMPTDMNEVTQYYEFQEELQGRTKGRGGMTAMYTTDDRDSKEKDHLLADYFRLVDDAIRALIGTQNVPLLLASVAYYQPIYRQVNTYPHLHDGGLTGNFDQVDLRDLHAMANEQLAGYFEQPQQERINQYQQNSGGDLVSRDLRLILEAAVTGRVEVLFIQQDSQAWGQFNEATLTATLHDEARPGDTSLVDQAALLTLRNGGEVYTLDEVDLLTDREPVSVTALLRF